A DNA window from Brassica napus cultivar Da-Ae chromosome C1, Da-Ae, whole genome shotgun sequence contains the following coding sequences:
- the LOC106427963 gene encoding cytosolic sulfotransferase 11-like, with product MEASQNLKTPPKFINTPANFMKDDDVSQECKNLISSLPTSDKDYTGKKLYNYQGSWFYPNTIQAILNFQKHFRARDSDIILASLPKSGTTWLKALVFAVVHRNKYAPNLVSHPLLSDNPHNLVRFLEVDLYVKNQCPGLEELPSPRIFATHVPFQKLRESLRDSPCKVVYVCRNIKDVLVSRWHFRSKIVSNYSLEDMINEYIKGAYFCGPIEEQVLSYWKESLVNSNLVLFMRYEEMIEKPVAQVMRLADFLGCSFSEEEKQSGMVEKILELCSLGNLSNLEANKIGTSTCGIAHHAFFRKGGVGDWKNHLTDEMARKINEMVEKKLEGSGLKFD from the coding sequence ATGGAAGCTTCACAAAATCTTAAGACACCCCCAAAGTTCATTAACACACCCGCAAATTTCATGAAGGACGATGATGTGAGCCAAGAATGTAAGAATCTGATCTCTTCTTTACCTACTTCAGACAAAGATTACACGGGGAAAAAACTCTACAACTACCAAGGATCTTGGTTCTATCCCAACACAATCCAAGCAATCCTAAACTTCCAAAAGCATTTCCGAGCACGAGACAGCGATATCATCCTAGCTTCTTTACCCAAATCAGGAACCACCTGGCTCAAGGCTCTTGTATTTGCCGTCGTCCATAGAAACAAGTATGCTCCTAATCTTGTATCCCATCCTCTCCTCTCCGACAATCCCCACAACCTTGTCCGGTTTCTTGAAGTTGATTTATATGTTAAGAATCAGTGTCCTGGCCTCGAAGAGCTTCCTTCGCCTAGGATTTTTGCAACCCACGTGCCTTTTCAAAAGCTTCGTGAATCTCTAAGAGATTCTCCTTGCAAGGTTGTTTACGTGTGTAGGAACATAAAAGATGTGTTGGTCTCTCGTTGGCATTTCAGGAGCAAGATTGTTAGTAACTACTCGCTTGAAGATATGATCAATGAGTATATTAAAGGGGCTTACTTCTGCGGACCGATTGAGGAACAAGTATTGAGCTACTGGAAAGAGAGCTTGGTGAATTCGAATCTGGTACTCTTCATGAGGTATGAAGAAATGATAGAGAAGCCTGTGGCTCAAGTTATGAGGCTCGCTGATTTCTTAGGTTGTTCGTTCTCTGAAGAAGAAAAGCAAAGTGGAATGGTGGAGAAGATCTTGGAACTTTGTAGTCTTGGTAACTTGAGTAACTTGGAAGCTAACAAGATTGGGACATCTACTTGTGGAATCGCTCACCATGCGTTTTTTCGTAAAGGAGGAGTCGGTGACTGGAAGAATCATCTCACCGATGAGATGGCAAGAAAAATTAATGAGATGGTCGAAAAGAAACTAGAAGGTTCAGGGTTGAAGTTTGATTGA
- the LOC125580394 gene encoding kinesin-like protein KIN-5B isoform X1: MKVTFLELYNEEVTDLLAQEDSSRSSSDDKQKKHVSLMEDGKGCVVLRGLEEEVVYSANDIYALLERGSSKRRTADTLLNKRSSRSHSVFTITVHIKEESMGDEELIKCGKLNLVDLAGSENIFRSGSRDGRAREAGEINKSLLTLGRVINALVEHSSHIPYRDSELTRLLQDSLGGKTKTCIIATISPSAHSLEETLSTLDYAYRAKNIKNKPEANQKLTKAVLLKYLYLELERTKKDVRAARDRKALHTLLSHVYHQMS; encoded by the exons ATGAAAGTCACGTTCTTGGAGCTGTACAACGAAGAAGTCACAGACCTGTTAGCTCAAGAAGACTCTTCAAGATCTTCTTCTGACGATAAGCAGAAGAAGCATGTTTCTCTGATGGAAGACGGGAAAGGCTGTGTGGTTCTACGCGGTCTCGAGGAAGAAGTTGTGTACAGTGCTAACGATATATACGCTCTTCTCGAACGAGGCTCATCAAAAAGACGCACGGCGGATACGTTGTTGAATAAAAGAAGCAGCCGCTCTCATTCTGTTTTTACCATCACGGTGCATATTAAGGAAGAGTCTATGGGAGATGAGGAGTTGATCAAATGTGGGAAGCTTAACCTTGTGGATCTAGCGGGCTCCGAGAATATTTTTCGGTCAGGGTCGAGGGATGGTAGGGCGAGAGAAGCTGGGGAGATTAACAAGAGCTTGCTTACGCTGGGGCGTGTGATCAATGCGCTTGTGGAACATTCTTCCCATATACCTTACAG GGATAGTGAGCTGACAAGGCTTTTACAAGACTCTCTAGGAGGGAAGACAAAGACTTGTATCATTGCTACAATCTCACCATCTGCTCATTCCTTGGAAGAAACTTTAAGCACTTTGGATTATGCCTATCGTGCCAAGAACATTAAGAACAAACCTGAG GCAAACCAGAAGTTAACCAAAGCTGTGTTGCTTAAATACCTTTACTTGGAGCTTGAGAGAACAAAAAAAG ATGTAAGAGCGGCAAGGGATAGAAAAGCTTTACACACATTACTTTCTCATGTATATCATCAGATGAGCTAG
- the LOC125580394 gene encoding kinesin-like protein KIN-5B isoform X2: MKVTFLELYNEEVTDLLAQEDSSRSSSDDKQKKHVSLMEDGKGCVVLRGLEEEVVYSANDIYALLERGSSKRRTADTLLNKSLLTLGRVINALVEHSSHIPYRDSELTRLLQDSLGGKTKTCIIATISPSAHSLEETLSTLDYAYRAKNIKNKPEANQKLTKAVLLKYLYLELERTKKDVRAARDRKALHTLLSHVYHQMS, encoded by the exons ATGAAAGTCACGTTCTTGGAGCTGTACAACGAAGAAGTCACAGACCTGTTAGCTCAAGAAGACTCTTCAAGATCTTCTTCTGACGATAAGCAGAAGAAGCATGTTTCTCTGATGGAAGACGGGAAAGGCTGTGTGGTTCTACGCGGTCTCGAGGAAGAAGTTGTGTACAGTGCTAACGATATATACGCTCTTCTCGAACGAGGCTCATCAAAAAGACGCACGGCGGATACGTTGTTG AACAAGAGCTTGCTTACGCTGGGGCGTGTGATCAATGCGCTTGTGGAACATTCTTCCCATATACCTTACAG GGATAGTGAGCTGACAAGGCTTTTACAAGACTCTCTAGGAGGGAAGACAAAGACTTGTATCATTGCTACAATCTCACCATCTGCTCATTCCTTGGAAGAAACTTTAAGCACTTTGGATTATGCCTATCGTGCCAAGAACATTAAGAACAAACCTGAG GCAAACCAGAAGTTAACCAAAGCTGTGTTGCTTAAATACCTTTACTTGGAGCTTGAGAGAACAAAAAAAG ATGTAAGAGCGGCAAGGGATAGAAAAGCTTTACACACATTACTTTCTCATGTATATCATCAGATGAGCTAG
- the LOC125580395 gene encoding uncharacterized protein LOC125580395, producing the protein MANIEKLQFPALKVTGENYVRWVTNVKPYLVIKKITEAIEVGNKSPPEHIAEAIIFLKKHLDENLTHDYGDVEDPAVLWQALKDRFDNQKEINLPHALEEWKTLRFQDFQRVRDYNSTILRIVAQLKYCGNPVTEAEMLDKTYNTFHKEHNVLSRIYRKCGYTKFSELMVTLMLAEKNDELLIKNHNSRPTGAKAFPEVNATAVEYSGRRNQTNRGRGRRFNNKRGKPYYPKSIRSNKWVRSEQPPKGKETEEDTTKKSETVCYRCGCKGHWSRTCRTPPHLCKLYQESIKGKAKEVNLTENVEGTSYLESSDFANELD; encoded by the coding sequence atggcaaacatcgagaaactccagttcccggctctgaaagtaaccggcgaaaattatgtcagatgggtcacaaatgtgaaaccttatcttgtaataaaaaagataactgAAGCGATAgaagtcggtaacaaatcgccacccgagcatatagccgaagcgataatcttcctgaagaagcatttagatgagaatctaactcacgactatggagacgttgaggacccagccgtactatggcaagccttgaaagataggttcgataatcaaaaggaaatcaatctccctcacgctcttgaagagtggaaaaccctgaggtttcaggatttccaaagggttagagattacaattccactatcttgaggatagttgcacaattaaaatattgtggtaaccctgtcaccgaagcagaaatgcttgacaagacatataatactttccacaaagaacacaacgtcttatcccgaatttacagaaaatgtgggtacaccaaattttctgaattgatggtaacactcatgttggctgaaaagaacgatgagttactaatcaaaaaccataattcccgacctacgggagccaaggcatttcccgaagtgaatgctacggcggtagaatattcgggaaggagaaaccagaccaaccgaggtcgtggtcggcgtttcaacaacaaacgtggaaagccttactatcctaaaagtattagatctaacaaatgggttagatctgaacaacctcctaaaggcaaagaaaccgaagaggataccacaaagaaaagtgagactgtatgttacagatgtggatgtaagggacattggtcccgtacctgtcgtactcccccacatttgtgcaagttatatcaagagtccataaaaggaaaggctaaagaggtgaacctcacagaaaatgttgaagggacttcataccttgaatcctccgacttcgctaatgagctggactag
- the LOC106427961 gene encoding cytosolic sulfotransferase 11-like isoform X2 has translation MIIQSQSLLYFPTVSPIMEASKNLLQTPANFMKVDSLSQECENLISSLPSEKDFMGKNLYSYQGSWYYPSTLQAILYFQKHFRARDSDIILASFPKSGTTWLKALAFAVVHRNKNIKDVLVSRWHFRSNVVRKELYSNYSLEDMVDEFIKGVYSLGPFDDQVLRYWKESLVNSNQVLFMRYEEMIENPEAQVMRLADFLGCSFTEEEKQSGTVEKILELCSFGNLSNLETNKTGTSVCGVAPHAFFRRGGVGDWKNHLTHEMARKLDEMVEKKLGGSGLKFE, from the exons ATGATTATACAAAGTCAAAGTCTTCTTTACTTTCCTACCGTTTCTCCTATTATGGAAGCTTCAAAAAATCTTCTTCAAACACCTGCAAATTTCATGAAGGTCGATAGTTTGAGCCAAGAATGTGAAAATCTGATCTCTTCTTTACCTTCAGAGAAAGATTTCATGGGAAAAAACCTCTATAGTTATCAAGGATCTTGGTACTATCCCAGCACACTCCAAGCAATCCTATACTTCCAAAAACATTTCCGAGCACGAGACAGCGATATCATCCTAGCTTCTTTCCCCAAATCAGGAACCACCTGGCTCAAGGCTCTTGCATTTGCCGTCGTCCATAGAAACAA GAACATAAAAGATGTGTTGGTCTCTCGTTGGCATTTCAGGAGCAATGTTGTTAGAAAAGAGTTATATAGTAACTATTCACTCGAAGATATGGTTGACGAATTTATCAAAGGGGTTTACTCGTTGGGACCGTTTGATGATCAAGTCTTACGTTATTGGAAAGAGAGTTTGGTGAACTCGAATCAGGTACTCTTCATGAGGTATGAAGAAATGATAGAGAATCCTGAGGCTCAAGTTATGAGGCTCGCAGATTTCTTGGGTTGTTCGTTCACTGAAGAAGAAAAGCAAAGTGGAACGGTGGAGAAGATCTTGGAACTGTGTAGTTTTGGTAACTTGAGTAACTTGGAGACCAACAAGACTGGGACATCTGTTTGTGGAGTTGCTCCCCATGCGTTTTTTCGTAGAGGAGGAGTTGGTGACTGGAAGAATCATCTCACTCATGAGATGGCAAGAAAACTCGATGAGATGGTTGAGAAGAAATTAGGAGGTTCAGGGTTGAAGTTTGAATGA
- the LOC106427961 gene encoding cytosolic sulfotransferase 11-like isoform X1, with the protein MIIQSQSLLYFPTVSPIMEASKNLLQTPANFMKVDSLSQECENLISSLPSEKDFMGKNLYSYQGSWYYPSTLQAILYFQKHFRARDSDIILASFPKSGTTWLKALAFAVVHRNKYAPNLVSHPLLSDNPHNLVRFIELDLYVKSQRPDLEELPSPRLFATHMPFQTLHDSLRDSPCKVVYMCRNIKDVLVSRWHFRSNVVRKELYSNYSLEDMVDEFIKGVYSLGPFDDQVLRYWKESLVNSNQVLFMRYEEMIENPEAQVMRLADFLGCSFTEEEKQSGTVEKILELCSFGNLSNLETNKTGTSVCGVAPHAFFRRGGVGDWKNHLTHEMARKLDEMVEKKLGGSGLKFE; encoded by the coding sequence ATGATTATACAAAGTCAAAGTCTTCTTTACTTTCCTACCGTTTCTCCTATTATGGAAGCTTCAAAAAATCTTCTTCAAACACCTGCAAATTTCATGAAGGTCGATAGTTTGAGCCAAGAATGTGAAAATCTGATCTCTTCTTTACCTTCAGAGAAAGATTTCATGGGAAAAAACCTCTATAGTTATCAAGGATCTTGGTACTATCCCAGCACACTCCAAGCAATCCTATACTTCCAAAAACATTTCCGAGCACGAGACAGCGATATCATCCTAGCTTCTTTCCCCAAATCAGGAACCACCTGGCTCAAGGCTCTTGCATTTGCCGTCGTCCATAGAAACAAGTACGCTCCTAATCTTGTATCACATCCCCTCCTCTCCGACAATCCCCACAACCTCGTTCGGTTTATTGAACTTGATTTATATGTTAAGAGCCAACGTCCTGACCTAGAAGAGCTTCCTTCGCCTAGGCTTTTTGCAACCCACATGCCGTTTCAAACGCTTCATGATTCTCTAAGAGATTCTCCATGCAAAGTGGTTTACATGTGCAGGAACATAAAAGATGTGTTGGTCTCTCGTTGGCATTTCAGGAGCAATGTTGTTAGAAAAGAGTTATATAGTAACTATTCACTCGAAGATATGGTTGACGAATTTATCAAAGGGGTTTACTCGTTGGGACCGTTTGATGATCAAGTCTTACGTTATTGGAAAGAGAGTTTGGTGAACTCGAATCAGGTACTCTTCATGAGGTATGAAGAAATGATAGAGAATCCTGAGGCTCAAGTTATGAGGCTCGCAGATTTCTTGGGTTGTTCGTTCACTGAAGAAGAAAAGCAAAGTGGAACGGTGGAGAAGATCTTGGAACTGTGTAGTTTTGGTAACTTGAGTAACTTGGAGACCAACAAGACTGGGACATCTGTTTGTGGAGTTGCTCCCCATGCGTTTTTTCGTAGAGGAGGAGTTGGTGACTGGAAGAATCATCTCACTCATGAGATGGCAAGAAAACTCGATGAGATGGTTGAGAAGAAATTAGGAGGTTCAGGGTTGAAGTTTGAATGA
- the LOC125580397 gene encoding anaphase-promoting complex subunit 7-like isoform X2 encodes MLRRVDERHIPGYIVKENFLLLAKRPEAAAIAFRAAQNLRLSTFLFGIWQNQRSVVYLGAAIALADLHLMEGRNGDAVSLLERYLKDWADESLYAKLAQVFAATNMLQDSLSHYQAALRSNLQ; translated from the exons ATGCTGAGAAG GGTAGATGAGAGGCACATACCCGGCTACATAGTGAAG GAAAACTTCCTTTTACTAGCAAAACGACCAGAAGCTGCAGCGATTGCCTTCAGGGCTGCCCAGAATTTGAG GCTTAGTACATTCTTATTTGGCATTTGGCAAAACCAAAGAAGCGTTGTATACCTTGGAGCAGCCATAGCTCTAGCTGACCTACATCTAATGGAAGGGAGGAATGGAGATGCTGTATCACTACTTGAACGATATCTAAAAGACTGGGCTGATGAATCTCTCTATGCCAAGCTAGCTCAAGTGTTTGCTGCAACGAATATGCTACAAGATTCTTTATCGCACTATCAAGCTGCATTaag GTCGAATCTGCAATAG
- the LOC125580397 gene encoding anaphase-promoting complex subunit 7-like isoform X1, with product MLRRVDERHIPGYIVKENFLLLAKRPEAAAIAFRAAQNLRLSTFLFGIWQNQRSVVYLGAAIALADLHLMEGRNGDAVSLLERYLKDWADESLYAKLAQVFAATNMLQDSLSHYQAALRINPHNEAAIADGPKNIETTLSLF from the exons ATGCTGAGAAG GGTAGATGAGAGGCACATACCCGGCTACATAGTGAAG GAAAACTTCCTTTTACTAGCAAAACGACCAGAAGCTGCAGCGATTGCCTTCAGGGCTGCCCAGAATTTGAG GCTTAGTACATTCTTATTTGGCATTTGGCAAAACCAAAGAAGCGTTGTATACCTTGGAGCAGCCATAGCTCTAGCTGACCTACATCTAATGGAAGGGAGGAATGGAGATGCTGTATCACTACTTGAACGATATCTAAAAGACTGGGCTGATGAATCTCTCTATGCCAAGCTAGCTCAAGTGTTTGCTGCAACGAATATGCTACAAGATTCTTTATCGCACTATCAAGCTGCATTaag GATAAATCCACATAATGAGGCAGCCATAGCTGATGGACCGAAGAACATAGAAACCACCCTATCACTTTTctga
- the LOC106427960 gene encoding oxysterol-binding protein-related protein 3B, with translation MAPNDPKNGGGGGGSGFFASLASSISSLGSAMTKSVNGLVGYEGLEVINPEGSTEDAAEEANRGRWKQEDRDGYWKMMQKYIGSDVTSMVTLPVIIFEPMTMLQKMAELMEYSHLLDMADETEDPYMRMVYASSWAISVYFAFQRTWKPFNPILGETYEMANYNGVNFISEQVSHHPPMSAGHAENEHFTYDCTSKLKTKFLGNSIDVYPVGRTRVTLKRDGVVLDLVPPLTKVHNLIFGRTWVDSPGEMIMTNMTTGDKVVLYFQPCGWFGSGRYEVDGYVYNANEEPKILMTGKWNESMSYQQCDGEGEPLPGTELKEVWKLADAPKDDKYQYTHFAHKINSFDTAPKKLLPSDSRLRPDRYALEMGDMSKSGNEKSSMEERQRAEKRTREEKGRSFTPKWFDITEEVTPTPWGDLEVYQFNGKYLEHREAADKSEDNTDPKSIPFNPWQFQDMST, from the exons ATGGCTCCTAACGATCCTAAAAatggcggcggcggcggagggAGTGGTTTCTTCGCGTCTCTCGCTTCCTCGATCTCCAGTTTGGGATCCGCCATGACCAAATCAGTTAACGG TTTGGTTGGCTATGAGGGACTTGAAGTTATTAACCCTGAAGGGAGCACAGAGGATGCAGCTGAGGAAGCTAACAGAGGAAGATGGAAGCAAGAGGATAGAGATGGTTATTGGAAGATGATGCAGAAGTACATAGGGTCTGATGTCACATCGATGGTGACGCTTCCCGTTATTATTTTTGAACCAATGACAATGCTTCAGAAAATGGCTGAG TTGATGGAGTACTCGCATCTACTAGACATGGCAGATGAAACAGAGGATCCTTATATGCGCATGGTGTATGCCT CATCATGGGCTATATCTGTGTACTTCGCTTTCCAACGTACGTGGAAACCGTTTAATCCAATCCTTGGTGAGACTTATGAGATGGCTAATTACAATGGTGTCAACTTCATATCCGAACAG GTCAGCCATCACCCGCCGATGAGTGCAGGTCATGCTGAAAACGAGCATTTCACTTATGATTGTACTTCGAAACTTAAAACAAAGTTTCTCGGCAATTCCATTGACGTTTACCCAGTAGGAAG GACACGTGTGACACTCAAAAGAGACGGAGTGGTTCTTGACTTGGTACCTCCACTGACCAAAGTTCACAACCTAATCTTTGGACGAACTTGGGTTGATTCTCCTGGGGAAATGATCATGACCAACATGACCACTGGTGACAAAGTTGTGCTTTACTTTCAACCATGTGGTTGGTTCGG ATCTGGTCGATATGAAGTGGACGGATACGTCTATAACGCCAATGAGGAGCCCAAGATACTAATGACTGGTAAATGGAACGAGTCCATGAGCTATCAGCAGTGTGATGGTGAAGGTGAACCTCTCCCGGGCACTGAACTAAAGGAG GTCTGGAAACTCGCTGATGCTCCAAAGGATGACAAGTACCAATACACACACTTTGCTCACAAGATCAATAGCTTCGACACTGCTCCAAAGAAGCTCTTGCCGTCTGATTCACGGTTACGCCCTGATAGATACGCACTAGAGATGGGCGACATGTCCAAATCTGGCAATGAGAAGAGCAG CATGGAAGAGAGACAGAGAGCTGAAAAGAGAACCCGTGAAGAGAAAGGCCGAAGCTTTACTCCCAAGTGGTTTGATATAACAGAGGAAGTCACTCCTACACCATGGGGTGATCTCGAAGTTTACCAGTTCAACGGAAAGTACTTAGAACACCGGGAAGCTGCTGATAAATCTGAAGATAACACCGACCCTAAGTCAATCCCATTCAACCCATGGCAATTCCAAGACATGTCGACTTAA
- the LOC106427962 gene encoding transcriptional regulator TAC1 has product MENFKNPKNVDDNSDRIPRNSHQSVDNSMSRSYICSFCVRGFSNAQALGGHMNIHRRDRANLRQKLMEDNKDDVVGESDSSDVVSLNLNEKQEQDALVCEDDDRDQDVEKDITPGQKLGFWVQESKLDTNDEGKVMEVGIDGSSSSTHHLEIEGLDLELRLGQRTVEKKTT; this is encoded by the coding sequence ATGGAAAACttcaaaaaccctaaaaacgTGGATGATAATTCCGATCGCATACCAAGAAACAGTCATCAAAGCGTTGATAATTCTATGTCAAGATCTTACATATGCAGTTTCTGCGTAAGGGGCTTCTCGAATGCTCAAGCACTAGGAGGTCATATGAACATCCACAGAAGAGACAGAGCAAATCTCAGACAAAAACTTATGGAAGATAACAAGGATGATGTTGTCGGCGAGAGTGATTCATCAGACGTTGTCTCTCTAAACCTTAATGAAAAGCAAGAACAAGACGCTTTGGTATGTGAAGATGATGATCGAGATCAAGATGTGGAAAAGGACATAACTCCTGGtcagaaattagggttttgggttcAAGAAAGCAAGCTTGATACTAATGATGAAGGAAAAGTCATGGAGGTTGGCATAGATGGTTCGAGTTCGAGTACTCATCATCTCGAGATTGAAGGATTGGATCTTGAGCTCCGGTTAGGCCAACGCACCGTGGAGAAGAAGACAACATAA